The DNA region ATATCATTCGTCATCCGGACATGCCGCCCGCCGCGTTTGCGGATATGTGGTTTACCCTGCAACAGGGCGACAGCTGGACCGGCATGGTCAAAAACCGCCGGCACAATGGCGACCACTACTGGGTTCGCGCCAACGTCACGCCCGTCTGGCATAACGAACAATTAACCGGATACATCTCGGTACGCACCGTTCCTGCGCGTCAGGAAATTGAGCAAAGCGAGCAGCTTTATCAGAAGATAAATAATAACAATTTCAAGGGGCATCGTTTATTCAAAGGTATTATTATTCGCCGTGGCGTACTGGCCTGTTTATCGGCATTTAAATGGTTATCCATCCGTCAACGTGTCAATTATGCTATCGGTGCCAGTCTGTTTCTCGCAATGGGTATTATTTTCTTAGCGGTTAATCTGGTTATTCAGGCCGGCGCGTTTATCCTCTTATTTCTGCTGCTGGCTATTTACCTTAAGTATCAAATTTGTCATCCGGTTAAACAGATCCTGTCGCAAATGCAAAAAGTGGTCGCCGGGCGAAAACCCGACAGCATTCACTTAGATCGCGTCGATGAGCTGGGGATGATGATGCGCCTGGTTAATCAGGCCGGATTAAATCTGAATTCACTGGTAGATGATGTCAGTACTCAAATCGCCGGGATTCAGGAGATCAGCACCCGCGTCAGCCAGGAAGGCTCGGCATTGCATAAGCGCTCCGAAGAAACCTCTGCCAACCTGCAACAAACCGCGGCCGCCATCGAAGAGATCGGCAGCGCGGTGCAACAAACCGCAGACACCGCCGCACAAACGATGACGATGGCGGACAGAACCAGCGCTAACGCCAGCGAAGGGGGCGACTTTATGAAGCAGACGATCGGCATGATGCAGTCGATTTCCCGCGATAACGGGCAGATCGTTGATATCATCGGCGTTATCGACAGTATTGCTTTCCAGACCAATATCCTCGCGCTTAACGCGGCGGTCGAAGCCGCCCGCGCCGGAGAGTCCGGACGCGGGTTTGCGGTCGTTGCCGCCGAAGTGCGGAATCTGGCGCAGCACTCCGCGTCGGCTGCCAAAGAAATTGCGTCGCTGATTGAAAAGAACGTCGCCAACGTCAATGCCGGGGTGCGGATGGTTGAACAGACGGAGACTCACCTGACCGGGATGATCGACGACGTGTTCCAGATGTCGACCATGATTAAAGAGATTGGCCTCGCGACGCGCGAACAGACGCAGGCGCTGGAACTGATTAATGATTCAATCTCTCGTATCGGCACCATGACCGATAACAATGCCACAATGGTGGAAAGCGTCAGGGACGCCGCGGGTAATCTTTCCGGGCGCTCCTCACGCCTGCAACAGGCGGTACATGTCTTCGGCACCTCCGCCTGATCCCTGCCCACTCTGCCGGTTCAGGACGGGATTTAGGCAAAAAGGCCTGCACACGGTGCAGGCCTTTTACTTTACAGGGCGATACGAATCACATCATCCGGCTCAGTGGCTTCTTTCTCGCGCGTGGATTTTTGCTTCACGCTCACGTACAGCGTTTTGCCATCGGCTGACAGCGCCAGGCTGTTCGGGAAGGTTGGCGTATCAAACGTTTTCACCACGCTGTAGCTCTTCGCGTCAATCACGCTCACTTTACCCGCCTGACGGTGCGTCACGTAGACTTCGTTGCGCGTCGGGTTAAACAACACGGCCAGCGATTCCGGCGCGGCGATTTTCGCCAGCACGTTGCCGTTGCGGGTATCAACGACCAGCACTTCGGCTGCTTTTGAGTCAGTCACAAACGCGCGATGACCGGCGGTATCGAGGCTCAGGTTAATAAAAAAGTGCTCTTTGCCATCATCCAGCAGTTTTTTACGACTGAGGATTTTGTTGGTGGCGGTATCGATGGTAATAAATTCGCCATCGGCATTGGTGGTATACAGACGTTTCGCCAGGCTGTCGATCGCAAGGCCGGTGCTCATCTTACCGGTATTCTGGATGGTTTCTTTCAGCGCAATTTTTTCGCCATCGACCACCCAAATCACGCTCTCTTTGCCAAGACCGCTGATATAAACCGTGTTGGTGGCTTCATCGGCAACCAGTTCACGCGGTTGCAGCGGACGCACATCTTCTGAGCGCTTACGGGCATCAAGGACCAGTCGCCCTTTCACTTCACTCGTTTTCGCATCAATGGCCGTCACCGCACTGTTCACCGTGTTGCCGAACCACAGCGTCTGGGTTGCATTGTTGATGGTGGCGCCAAACGGCTTGAGATCGTTGTGAATGGCCTGGGTGACTTCCAGCGTCACCGGATCAAGACGATAAACGATGCCGCCTTTGTCCAGCTTGCGGCTCTGCGAGGTAGCCAGCCACAGCGCGTTTTCCTGTTGGCTGTAAGCCATTTCGTAAGCGCCTTTGCCCACGCCTTTACGCAGCATTTCTTCTGCGGCCTGGGCGCTGAATGAAGAAGCAACCAGCAGTGAACCTAACAGCAGTGAACTCCGCAGGCGCGGTGAAAACAGATGACGAAAATGCATGACGACTCCCTTTGATAAATCGCTATTTTTGCTGCTTCACATCACTTCAGCGAGCAACATCATGGTATTGCTCTTTTTTATAGATGGGAATGGTAATCATTATTCATGTGAATGTGGAGCGTTTATTCGCATTCTGGCTACAATCTTCTTAATTTCTCCATCAATCCTTAACGCATTGTGCCGTTAAAATTTTCAAACTTTTACAAATCCATTAACATGATTCTCACATACCGCTGGGTACGTTCAATTTAATTGGCCTTTTCATGAAGATTATTTCCGCACGCTATACCGCAGTTCCCGCACTTTTTCTCCCGCTTGTGTTTGCATCGCCGGTGATGGCTGACGACACGACCGATGCCCAGACGATGATCGTCAGCGCTTCCCCCCAGGCGATATCAGAACTGGATACACCGGCCGCCGTTAGCGTCGTTGACGGCGACGAAATGCGCCTGGCAATGCCGCGCATTAACCTGTCAGAATCACTGACCCGCGTACCGGGACTTCAGGTGCAAAACCGACAAAACTATGCGCAGGATTTGCAGATTTCAATGCGCGGATTCGGCTCCCGTTCTACCTATGGCATTCGCGGGATCCGCCTGTATGTGGACGGCATTCCGGCGACGATGCCGGACGGTCAGGGGCAGACATCGAACATTGATCTCAGCAGCGTGCAGAACGTTGAAGTGCTGCGCGGCCCCTTCTCTGCGCTGTACGGCAATGCCTCCGGCGGGGTGATGAATGTCACCACCCAAACCGGTCAGCAGCCACCGACCATAGAGGCAAGCAGCTATTACGGCAGCTTCGGTAGCTGGCGTTATGGGCTGAAAGCCACTGGCGCAATGGGAGATGGCACCCAGCCAGGCGATGTGGATTACACTGTGTCCACCACCCGCTTCACTACTCATGGCTATCGTGACCGCAGCGGCGCGCAGAAAAATCTGGCGAATGCAAAGCTGGGCGTACGCCTCGATGACGCCAGCAAGCTGAGTCTGATTTTTAACAGTGTCGACATCAAAGCCGACGATCCGGGCGGTCTCAGCGAAACGGAATGGCGGGCGGATCCACGGCAATCCCCTCGCGCTGAGCAATACAACACGCGCAAAACCATCAAACAGACTCAGGCCGGATTGCGCTATGAGCGCCAGGTCAGCGCGCAGGATGACATGAGCGTCATGATGTATGCCGGAGAGCGTGAAACCACGCAGTACCAGTCCATTCCCATCGCGCCCCAGCTTCGCCCCTCTCATGCTGGCGGCGTGATCGCCCTGCAACGGCATTATCAGGGTATCGACAGTCGCTGGACGCATCGCGGTGAACTGGGCGTGCCCGTGACCTTCACCACCGGTCTTAACTACGAGAACATGAGCGAAAACCGCAAAGGCTATAACAACTATCGCCTGAGCAACGGCGTGCCGGAGTACGGACAAAAAGGCAGCCTGCGCCGCGATGAACGTAATCTGATGTGGAACGTGGATCCTTATCTGCAAACCCAGTGGCAGTTGACTGACAAACTCTCGCTGGATGCTGGCGTGCGCTACAGTTCCGTCTGGTTCGATTCCAACGATCGTTACATCACGCCGGGTAATGGCGATGACAGCGGTGAGGCCAGCTACCATCAGTGGTTGCCTGCCGGCTCGTTGAAATATGCCTTAACCGACGCGTGGAACGTCTATCTTGCCGCAGGCCGTGGCTTCGAAACACCGACCATCAATGAGCTTTCCTACCGCGCTGACGGACAAAGCGGGATGAATCTGGATCTCAAACCCTCGACCAACGATACGATGGAAATCGGCAGTAAAACCCGGATCGGTGACGGGTTGCTGACGGCGGCCCTCTTCCAGACCGATACCGATGATGAACTGGTGGTTGATTCCAGCAGCGGCGGACGCACAACCTATAAAAATGCCGGTAAGACACGCCGTCAGGGGGCGGAACTCGCCTGGGATCAACGCGTGGCCGGAGACTGGCGGTTCAACGTGTCGTGGACCTGGCTTGATGCCACTTATCGCAGTAACGTGTGTAGCGACCAGAACTGCAATGGTAACCGGATGCCCGGCATCGCGCGGAAC from Citrobacter amalonaticus Y19 includes:
- a CDS encoding methyl-accepting chemotaxis protein, whose translation is MRSNIPVTQKEYLLNEKTTLLSTTNTQSHITYANSAFIDASGFGERQLMGEPHNIIRHPDMPPAAFADMWFTLQQGDSWTGMVKNRRHNGDHYWVRANVTPVWHNEQLTGYISVRTVPARQEIEQSEQLYQKINNNNFKGHRLFKGIIIRRGVLACLSAFKWLSIRQRVNYAIGASLFLAMGIIFLAVNLVIQAGAFILLFLLLAIYLKYQICHPVKQILSQMQKVVAGRKPDSIHLDRVDELGMMMRLVNQAGLNLNSLVDDVSTQIAGIQEISTRVSQEGSALHKRSEETSANLQQTAAAIEEIGSAVQQTADTAAQTMTMADRTSANASEGGDFMKQTIGMMQSISRDNGQIVDIIGVIDSIAFQTNILALNAAVEAARAGESGRGFAVVAAEVRNLAQHSASAAKEIASLIEKNVANVNAGVRMVEQTETHLTGMIDDVFQMSTMIKEIGLATREQTQALELINDSISRIGTMTDNNATMVESVRDAAGNLSGRSSRLQQAVHVFGTSA
- a CDS encoding YncE family protein, with the translated sequence MHFRHLFSPRLRSSLLLGSLLVASSFSAQAAEEMLRKGVGKGAYEMAYSQQENALWLATSQSRKLDKGGIVYRLDPVTLEVTQAIHNDLKPFGATINNATQTLWFGNTVNSAVTAIDAKTSEVKGRLVLDARKRSEDVRPLQPRELVADEATNTVYISGLGKESVIWVVDGEKIALKETIQNTGKMSTGLAIDSLAKRLYTTNADGEFITIDTATNKILSRKKLLDDGKEHFFINLSLDTAGHRAFVTDSKAAEVLVVDTRNGNVLAKIAAPESLAVLFNPTRNEVYVTHRQAGKVSVIDAKSYSVVKTFDTPTFPNSLALSADGKTLYVSVKQKSTREKEATEPDDVIRIAL
- the pqqU gene encoding TonB-dependent receptor PqqU, whose product is MKIISARYTAVPALFLPLVFASPVMADDTTDAQTMIVSASPQAISELDTPAAVSVVDGDEMRLAMPRINLSESLTRVPGLQVQNRQNYAQDLQISMRGFGSRSTYGIRGIRLYVDGIPATMPDGQGQTSNIDLSSVQNVEVLRGPFSALYGNASGGVMNVTTQTGQQPPTIEASSYYGSFGSWRYGLKATGAMGDGTQPGDVDYTVSTTRFTTHGYRDRSGAQKNLANAKLGVRLDDASKLSLIFNSVDIKADDPGGLSETEWRADPRQSPRAEQYNTRKTIKQTQAGLRYERQVSAQDDMSVMMYAGERETTQYQSIPIAPQLRPSHAGGVIALQRHYQGIDSRWTHRGELGVPVTFTTGLNYENMSENRKGYNNYRLSNGVPEYGQKGSLRRDERNLMWNVDPYLQTQWQLTDKLSLDAGVRYSSVWFDSNDRYITPGNGDDSGEASYHQWLPAGSLKYALTDAWNVYLAAGRGFETPTINELSYRADGQSGMNLDLKPSTNDTMEIGSKTRIGDGLLTAALFQTDTDDELVVDSSSGGRTTYKNAGKTRRQGAELAWDQRVAGDWRFNVSWTWLDATYRSNVCSDQNCNGNRMPGIARNMGFASLGYVPDDGWYAGADARYMGDIMADDENTAKAPSYTVVGLNTGYKFNVSSLTVDVFGRVDNLFDKEYVGSVIVNESNGRYYEPAPGRNYGVGVNLAWHFE